The DNA sequence GATGAGTGTGGTGCCACCCGCCGTGATGATGCTGTCCGAGGATGCCACAGGCTCCACCGTGGCCATTGCCGCGCCACTTGAGTTCACGCCTTTTTTGTTCTGGTGCGTTTTGATGTGCTTGGCCAGGTGGTCGCTCCGCATGAAGCGCTTAGAACATTCCGGACACACAAACTTCTTCTCCCCTGTCACGCAAATGATACAAGAGGCATTCAGAAGCTGAAAACAAAGCAGTGTATATGGTGCATGTTCACCCTTTTCACCTATTTGACAACTTTTAAATCTTCAGCCCTGAAACTGAATTCTGTCTGGATGCCATATTTTGGCCAAAATCTCAGAACCAAAGCATAAAAAACCGCCCAATAGAATATGTCCCGAAAAGCAGGCGCACTGGGATATTTACCCgtgtgtgttctcctgtgtctcTGCAGCTCATCGCTGCGTGTGAACCTCTTCCCACAGAACATCCAGGTGCAGACGAAGGGCCGCTCCCCAGAGTGCCAGCGCAGGTGTGCCCGCAGGTGGGACGTCTTCCCATACACCTTTCCACAGCCTGGCATGTGGCAAATGTGCTGCTTCTTCTTCCCCATGTTTGAGCCTCTGAAACaagtgcatatacacacacacacacactccactttGTTATGGGCTACAGGCACAATttgacaaaatgaaacaaatataatattgaggcaatatattttataagctTTAATAGCTGTGGCCACACCAGCTATTTTACCACGCCTGTCCCAATGGCATTGTGTCAAGCGGTAATGACAGAGTATTGGGGGCTGACCTGGGGTCAGTCCTCCAAGAACTGTGGGGGCGCTCACCTCCCGCCAGCCTCCTTACAGTTGGGGCAGGTACAGGCCACCCTGCGCAGCCGTTTGCCCTCCTGTCCGTGCGGCTCCATCTCCTCGTCCACCATCCGCACGCGCAGGTGCGACAGGTCGCTGGGGTTGAGGGTGGAGTCGCTGCCTAGCTGCCACTCCTCCGAGTCTGGCTCCTCCTTGATCTGGATatctgaggggggaggaggggaaccACTCAGTCTTACTGTCGCCTCAGTCAGGAACAGCACCCGTTTCCACCAACTCCCTTCAGCCAAACACGTCATTCCCCACAAAGCTCAGCATCGTATTCCAAGCAACGACTGTGCGCCTACTCcataattaaatattacagaTCCTAAAATCTGCAGCCAAGTAGGAAACTTAACTATTAACATGTTCAGCGAAACAATATATCCTGTTGCGCTAAGCTCAACTATGCTATGCAATTTAATAAACAACAGAAGTCCATCAAACATTAGCATTTCTAAGGTTTACACGTAAATGTTTGAgaacacataaatatatgcacTGTATATTGACTACGAACTGatattaacacaaaatgtgaatagCAAATCTATATCTCagcattaattattaataaaccACAATTAGAAATTCTAATTTAAAACCAGGGAGATGgcactgcactacactacacaaGAAAAGACCAATCCAATTCTCTGGGGAGAAGAAGCACCTGCCCCCTGGTAGAAAACAGGCCTGCTgttgtttgaatacaaactGCCAGCTCGGTACCTTCATTACACACATCCAAAGAGTCACAATTTGGGCTCTCCATGGGAACTATGGTACAAGACGACTGCAATCAACAAGTAAAAATGGAACTGAGTGGAAACCGGCTCCAGTCCCCAACCCCTCACCAAGCCTCTTGatgagcccccctcccctcccaaaaaatacaaaataaaaaaaaatcttgtcagATCCTTGTCACTGATTCCACATGGGCAATAACACCAAAGCCCTCAAGAAAAGCAATAACGCACGGCGTGCACTTCCCGCTGGAGCCTGGCTGTGCCACACAAAACACCATTGTTGTGCGCAGCATGCAGACGCAGTTTAGCCCAAACAACCCTGTATGCAGGGAGCCGGGTGTGCAAGGCTCGCCCTTCCGACAAAAACTTTGTTCTGAACTTAAACGGTATGCGCCAATAGCGGTGCTTTTATCGAACACACAAAACCTCAGATTCATCAACACCAGTTTACCCTGGGGAATGACATGACCTTGACATAGCACTACAGGACCTGCTGCACAAAGCTGGGTGAATTCAGTACACAGCTCCAGTACACAGCAGCTCACCAGCTTAGATATCCAGGGTAATGATTTTAACGGGTTAGGAGTTTCAATTTGCAATCTGCACCAAATTTGCACCAAATACCCAAAAAATTTTACttcatgcagaaaataaataaataaataaataaacaaacaaataaataaataaaaaaaataaaaataaataaataaaataaataaataaataaataaataaataaaaacaattcatgTGTACCATCAACAGTACAAACACCTAGAATCTAGGTTCTAGATCATGGACAGGGATGCACAACAATATTGGGCTCGTATTAATAGCTTAAACCGAACTTATCGGCATCTAGCCAACGCTAAAATATGGCTGATATgataacataaaatacatacccGAGAGGAGACATATTTAATGCGCCACCATTGATGCTGTAAATTAAGACAAAATGTAGGCTGTGTGCGTAAATGACAAAAATCTTGCAATTTGCAACACTTATTCAGGTAGTGCCATATgcggagaacagagagagaaacatttgtttttcctaaGAGTACACActgctttaattttattttgctctcTAAAACTAACCTAGTGactatttatgcatttatgggTTATGTCCTCTGCTTAATAACAAAGTAAgcaaattgaaatattttgttttacaaatgttaGTTTTCCTTCATATGTTGTTTCACATCTGGATATCAGACCAGAATGTCCATAACAGGCATATTGTCCGTAATCACAATACATGCAATGCCCTTCTTAATTAGACATCACATCAAAGTTTTAAACAAACAACTCCTGATGTGATGAACTCTGTTCCTGTTTAATATGaaaacagtgagctccataatgtttgggacaaagacatttgttcttgatttggctcaatACTCCACAATTCTGTGGTTAAAGTACGCATTCCCAGCTTTTATTGAAaggtattttatacattttggtttcaccatgtacaaatgacagcatttttggctggaccgcaacagcggggccagccctacaaatgcgaaagtctgtgactgagtcactgagtgatgaagttacaccattggttggctgagttgtgaagttacaccattggtcggccggaccagccatatactaggttttgacctggtcttgtttatgagtagtccccccatttcagggcattgTAATGTTGGCGACAAATCGAGTCACAGGCGTTTATGATTAGTCACGTGTGTTCAATTGGTTTCTTAGTACAGGTATAATGGCGCTTTTCCACTACCTTGCTGTGCTGTGCCCGGAATCCGTGCTcctgctttgttttgctttctccacTGCCAACTGACCTGTGCCGGGCAACAAGCACCGATTTTAGCTACTGCTCTGGGGTAGGTACTAAAGGTACTATCCGTGCTGCAATTTGATACTGCAGACCGTTGATTGGTCAATGGGAATCGTCAGAAATACGTCATCCCATGTTCATGTTTGTTCACCGGAagcaaccgccatttttaaataccacaacAGCAAGAGAGGGTAATGTTAACTAGcgaattctacagtcaatatctgggactaaatattgaataaatatacaaccttcccattggtcttacgcgtagagatgtcccttttgagactgagtggtcatatattgtcttggacaatccgtttgtgaaatatacacgcatttgtgatgcctgggtaccttccaatatagctgtgcgtaataccacacgtgttgtttatggtggtgtcaccctttttagtacagtctggcttgattgacaattcatttattcagtaggtgagagtataaactttctaacgatgtataacatatctaattttgcttttgaaatagcgTTTTATCTAGTCAGCGTAACccaaaattttcttatcattgcattcacttacacattcactctgtgatagcagtaaaagacgctgcacctaatgaaacgttgtcaacgatttttcataattccttggaaaatactattattattgaggatttcggggcatagctaagccatatgtttgctgatagacctatctggcattgttttctggagcaaaacaaaaGTGGATAGAACaatgatttactgtctctgtctgtatttactgaacacagataaaatgtcatcattgctatgtaagtattactgctcaaatattttggttatacgtgttattttttaattgagtgtctttgaataggttagtggtattatataatgtggatatttcgcACTGATGTTAGCGTTAATTGTGATAGTTTtagtgatgcatgcaacagtgatgacgagagtgccaaaacgtggtggacggtgaaaattgttttcatgtcgtcccatacCCATACAAGAAATCATACGAGAGTATAGAGTAtggaaatacatacaagagttaattattacacatttagggcGCTGCACTCTGCTTCACTCCTCTCACGACTCCTCCTAGCTTCACGGGTCTGTTGTGTAATGGAGAAGCGCAACAGGCAACACGGCACGGGTAGGATATGAATGCTTGCCGTCCTGTACCGTGCCATCCTGGTCAATGGAGAAGCGCCAGAAGACAgaaggccaaaccttaggctaaccaaaatcaactgtttggaacatcattaagaagaaatagAGCTGGCAAGCTTAAAAATCAcctggtaagccaaggaagacagttgatgaccgaagaattctcaccataatgaagaagaaACACTAAATAgttgtccaacagatcagaaacacacttCAGGAAGCAGGTTTGGATGTATCAATGACTATTGGCCACAAaaagaactacagaggctacactggaAGATGCAAAACACTAGTTTGCTGCAAAAATGGGATGGCCAGGTTAGTGTGCTACGAAGCACCTAAAAGAGTCTGCagaattctggaaaaaggttttgtggATAAATGAGACCAGGATTCACTAGAATCACAGTGATAACAAAAGCAAAGTGTAGAGGCCAATGGGAACgtcccatgatccaaagcaacCCGCCACCcccgtgaaacatggtggtaggGGTGATAAAGTTTGACAATGTATGGCTGCCAGGGTTTTCCCTAGGTTTTCAGAGGGCTTAGGCACCCTCAGCTATATTTTGGAACAgcgttttcttttcttttttttttaaatatatgaaaaaaacgCTTTGACCAgcggttttcatcagaaaaagacgttacgtgtgaacacagcctaacttgaaggacggagtgtagcacagtgggtaaggaactgggcttgtaaccgaaaggtcgtaggctcgattcccgggtaaggacactgctgttgtacccttgagcaaggtactttacctgcattgcttcagtatatatccagctgtataaatggatacaatgtaaaatgctatgtaaaaaagttgtgtaagtcgctctggataagagcgtctgctaaatgcctctaatgtaatgtaatgtaatgtaactttgtTTAGCTACCAAGCCACGTTAGATACTAAGGTTAGTTCAATCGAGGTATCTTTATGTAACGTCAACTAACTAGCTTCGCTggctaacgttgtcataaaatttttcccgaccgtgaaaactggattacttgtttacatttttgacagatgtggctagtgggtaaatctatcgctgtttccgtcgcagcactttcgacacaagcaaaatcggaagcgctatcctaaaatttcttcttactgtgaagagtgcctgacccgcaaccgtagtaatgttaacacggcggcacaattattagagcccgaccgatgccagatttttgggtccgatgccaaTCCTGATTTtggagtcctagcccaccgattaccgatgttttgaccgatattttgtcaaaaagtgcaacattttcaaatcaatttgaaaaacttatattttatcaaagtttctatatttaagaaaatttaacttataagcaaacaaataaaaataaacatacaaagaACTTTCTAGATAAAAAAGtgaaagatgatattaaattatatattaacaccatctttaagtgtgtgaaatcaaaataactccacaccttgcttttactcctttcttttccagccatctataaaaattaattttaaaaaatcagttttccagtttcaaacatgtatttttatgattattattattgttgttgttgctattaatttgttatttcttagtatctattctcagtacattcattatattttcttattttattcctactacatgatctcaaagagtaagactatctagcgatcttccctgtccataagaattcggtggtgaaaataactacaatgcgctgatgcttgactagatgacacactcgctcgcaataacgcattagctattgacacagcctcattatttcttattatatattctcagtaagttaaatgaattatattttcttattttatttctactacatgatctcaaacagtaagacattatctagcggagctaaagagtgaatcaagtgtaacgttagatgaaattaaattgactggatgaaatacgtgaaagaaactacaatgcgctttcgtgcaggttacccgcgctaactgttggttgattcacttctccaacagcaatccttctctcaggttatcacgacaaagctagataacatggcttaaaatgatccatgttagaagtgttttatctgcatttttactgtctggttagcttgctacgttgacgcgtgactagatgacacactcgcttgcaataacgcgttggctattgacacagcatcatatagtagctaatatcattatctcagataaaaaaacaaatgtgtgatgcattcaatcaccattttattttggctggttatttatttgagaatacagcgatgtcctctggaaatgtagatcctacgctgcttatgtgctcactgccacttcataaaggcttgctagccagctagcttgctaaagtgaaccaaatatgttggctagctcgctcgcttgataatgaggattgataaacatagtggtcgtataaacgcgtttaattaaaaactttcactaaatatacatatctttattgcggcaatcgaatctgtgcagacaagtcttgcagtggagaatattggatgaggcacgagtgacaaacgtcttattagagaagtagcgcgtcagctgctgcagttcacacttgtattagagctccttctactggataattctagtaaatagcaattacaacgttcgaacagacaagtgcagataaataatcattgtttttttgtttattatacttattaaaatatcgggacacatcggctgcataactgccgatcccgatgtcttcaaaaaagtcaaataatggccgatatatcggtcgggctctaacaattatatcgagaaatcccatctttggggaaaaaatgctatattctgtaaatgcatttaacctaccatgcataaaaacataaaaatgtcaatcacccacttctatttataatgccatcatagcgcggagtgtttaaaaccataaagccacctctccgtttgtttgttttgttttttgtctgcgCATCAccgttgtttttacattcattctgatatgTAGCCTAAATGCCTTCTTACATTAATTCGGCTTAAGGCGCTCCACAAAATCACTTAGGCGCTGCGCCTAAGCCTTTCTATGGTAGGGAAAACcctggctgccacagatactggctcacttgttttcattgataATGCAACTGATAAATGATaacagcagcagaataaattGTACAGAAGCAActtgctcaagttcaaccaaatgcctccaataGGCTTGTACAATTATCCGTCTGTTTAGATTGGACGGATATGACCCTGCAAGGATCACTAATCTGCAATTGTATCGTCcaagagtggggtggggggtgcaggacATTGGGTCACCCCTGAACAGATTAGTTTTGCAGTTTGTAGTTTCAAttagtaaaaatgaatttaatagcCTAGTCAGTCAAATCAGTCaaactttttattatttgccATTATTAGGCTATAATTATATAGGCTTCAGGGCTTTTGCTAATAATCAGCCATGTTGCTGCACCACAGCAAGATTTACAGCGTCACAGTAACATAAATCCCACGAAACCAAAGGCATTTAAATTCACTGAACAATACaactttctaaaaaataatCTGACCCCCATGCATGCTCACTGGCATCTATAATACAGTATGAAGTGTATATCATCTGGAGTTtggaggtggggcgggggggggggggggaagcccaTCTAATCTCACACACCTCGTCACTCAGGCTGTGTAGGCTACCTGATGTAGTAACAATGATCAATATAAAGTTTTGGCACACAGCGACTTGAACTTTTCAAGGAGATCAAGCAAAGATACAGTGGGGATCAAATGTCTGAGGATACTATCAAGTCctggttgttttcattttttatgtaggAATAATGCAAATACGAAACACCaataacatttctttttcaagaaTACATCATTgagaatacaaaataaaaatttaaagacATTTCCAAAACACTTCCAAATCTGATTCGTCCACCATAAGCTAAGCATTTCACTATTCATTGTCACACTGTTTATTCCATTCCGTGTTCTTAAAGCTCGATATGCAAATATTTGGGCTATTTACAACTAAAACCATCCATTGAATGAATCTGCCATTCTACCCATTAATGTCACTGCAGCTAGTGTTCTTACATTATAAACAGCTAAACACCTTTTtgacttaaaaaatatatgtatcctcaaataagaaacaaacaggTTATCATAACTATATTAGCCCTTGATAAATATGGAAACAATCAGTGTCAGCAGTGTCCTCAGACTTTTGGTCCCCATGCACTGCATGTAGACAATGCACgtagttttaattaaaacataattaaactTTATGGGTTGCTCTGcacatgaatttattttctgtaaagtgattcatttattatagcctatatatacacaaactTACCactagaaaagaaaaaaccttgAATTTGTCACCGTCACCTAACAAAGCTAGTGATAACTTCTACATTGGGCAGCTAGACAATGTTTATTCATACCAAATTTGAAAGGAGACCTACTgcaatttctttgaaaaagtaCATAAATAGTATCAGTTGCAGCTACACTCGTGCTAGGTTTCATTTGTGATAGGTTAACGCTTATTACACTGGGTCATGCTAAGACTAGAGAGTGTTCTGGTTAAATTGTTTTTGACACAGAACAGCACCGTTGCAAAGTCAAGTTTTTATAAACGTTTTCAAAGTCTCATGGTCCTAAGCGTAAACTCGTGGTTTTGAATGCACACCAGGCCACTCAATTAGTACTTCAATTATTAGTAATTCAaatcattaattattcattattaaccAAATTAGACAGTAgaaaaaatgagcattttttcCACTTGCAAAATGCAAGGAAAACAATCTCACTCAGGTGAACATGGGCACGATAGTGACATTTAATTTAGGCAATTGGTCCGTTATTTAACAAATCGGCCAGCCCTTTGAGCACTGGGCCACTGCAGTCACCTTCTCTTTCCTGCACAGTGACACTGTGGATTGGATGTCAGATCTAAAAATGAGTGTGTACAGGGCGCTTACTTGCGGAGAGTAAAACATGTTGTTCACATACAAACTGGCAATTAAACAATATAAGTCTTTAATGTCATGAAGTctcttttttctactttttgaGTGTTCGGTTCACATTGTTTGTATCTTGCCGGACCAGCACCCGGGGATGACACGCTGTGCACatgctgtttttcctttttttgactttcattggctcAACTCTGGTCCTCACGTTGacaaaacagcaataacaatgaaaaggctagaatcaaagaTAGatactagatactgaaagctgttaTACCTGCATTAAGgtagcaattgaacacaccaaactaatcagaaacacctgtgatgccatttgtcttaaccattatgatgccctgaaatgggagggggtctatttataaaaagtgctctaatttctaaatggtgaaaccaaatgTCTAAAAACATGTGAATTGTtcaattacaaatctaaaattgcggtgtacagagcaaaataaagaaaaaaaatatgtatttgtcccaaatgttatagAGTTCACTGCATATGTATGCTCTTGCCTACTTTGAATTATCTTTATGGTTTAAAGAAAACACTGCATTGAATTTGCATTTCAACACAATGTTTAAACTTCTTCTTGAAAGGTAGTGTATGCAGCCATTTCAGAAACCTGCTTTTGCCAAGAAGGGCAGAATTTTAgaggtaggctacattttataAACAGTCGTAGGATAACTGTCAGAGTAAATACAAGTAACAACATATCGATTTAACAAAACATGGTAAAATTTCCTTTGTTTCCTAGGGTGGTTCTTTGAGAAAGCAATACCCAGAGAACATATTAATTCTGACTCACCGACCATTCATACATCTCCCATGCAAGACTAACCAATTTTATTACTGCATCCAAGTAAACACTTTCTGTGGAAGGGAATAGTTCagacttttaattttttctagGATAACATATTTCAAGCTCATATTAGACAGACAGGACATGTCAATTAAAGACAATGTTAAACTGCAGGTCATTTCTTCAATAAACAGCCCCTGGTGACCTTTGCATAGCCAAAGAGCCAGTCTCCACAAAGTCATGCACCAGTTTACACGTCAGGCCGTAGACAGCCTCCAGGCAGGCTAGTAAGATGTAGAAAAGCGTACCTCCAGGGCTGCCTGTATCCTCTGCCTGCTGGAACTGAATCCCGGTCCCGGCCACTGAGTTCACCGTCACCGTCTGTAGGTTGGGGATCTGCCCGCTGATGCTGACGGGGCTGGTGCCCAGCTCACCCCCCTGGCCCAAGGACACAGCCTGGACAGGCGCCAGGGTGATCTGCTGGGAAGAGGCACTGGGCAGCTGGAGGTTCTGCAGATTCTGGACGCCCTGCACCTGGAAGGTCTGCCACTGGATCTGCCCAGATGGCGTGACGGTCTGGGCCTGGATGAGGAAGGTTCCTGGGTTGAGGAGCTGCAGGTTCTGAATGGTCTGCCCCGCTGTCTGCATTTGCTGTTGGGGGAGGCCCGACGTCCCTGCCACCTCGCCGACTTGGCCCACCTGCTGCAGTTGGATGATGGGCTGCGCCGAGGACACCTGGACGTTCTGGACCTGGTTCTGCTGGGTGTAGCCCTCATGGAGGCCCGTGGAGTCCGTCTGTCCGACCGGGGGTGCTGCCGTTGCTTGCGTCAGGACCCCTGTGCCGTCTATCGTCAGCTGGGAGGACGCAGTCGTTGGCACATACATTTCCTGATGGACACCGGGCTCATCTGCAGACAGCGCTTGTGAGATGTGCTCACCGGTCTTATCGGAACTCTCACAGCCATCCAGGGGCTGCCCAGCCATAATCAGCTGGCCATCAGGGGTGACGCCAGTTGCTATTGTCTGGGCTCCAGAGAGACCCAGGGAATCCAAATCTACACTGTTTATGGGTACAAAGGTTATGTTTCCCGGCAGTCCAACAGGCACATTAGTGACGACCTGACCCTGGCTGTTGTATGTGGAGCTCCCAATGGATACTCCTTGTATCTGCTGCACATGCCCAGTCTGTGATATGAGGTTATGTGTGTTAGTAAGGATGTCTGCGGAAGTTGTCCCTGTCGCATTTAGGTTATGACCCGCATCCTGCAAGATCTGGATCTGCCCCGTGGCATCCTGACCCAGAGTGGTCCCATCCACAGTAGATGTGGAAAACCCCAGGTGACCATCAGCAGTCTGGATCTGTGGGATCACCTGGTACTGAATGTTAGGCACTGTGTTGGCAGAAGCGTCTGTCCCAGACGTTACAAAGATTGATTGGCTCTGAAGGTTCTGGACTGGGAGAATGTACTGTCCGTTTGATGTCACTATCCCCGCATTTGGAATATGCACTATGCCCGGTTCCTCTTTTATTGTTGCTGTGGGTGTCAGTACCTCCCATCTGTCCGATGCCCCTGTTAGTTGTATAGATGTGAGGTCTGTGGTCTGAAAGATTAAAGAGATAACTTTGGTTAATAGTGCTTATGAATGCAGTGACTTTTTGAGTGCATTCACCAAACTGGCAGATCAAAAACAATCTGCCAGCAAAACAGGAAGCACTTTTTTAATCCAAAGTAAAAGGTACACCAGCTTGTGACATTTGCCATCACATAATGTTGACGGTGGAATGTCAACGAGGTTTGAATCAGGATAACTATATGGCACTTCTTCTTTTCAGAAGTAATACAAGTTTTCAAATCAGGAATGTTGAGTCATGGGAGAGCAACCTTTAAACGCGATAGTTTGACCAAAGCTGCAACTTCCGAATTCCCTCTCTTAccttgaacattttcatttaactcAACACTGTCATCTCTTCGCAGTGTCTGGTTGCAGCTTCCAGGCTGCCATCTAAAGGGGCCAAGATCCAAAATGAATGCAAGTTCATTGAGGGAGTGGAACGATCCAATTGGCTTTTACTTACATTTCTCTGggttaaacaaaaaatgaatgcaatcaTTTGTACAAATTAACCTTTGAGGCTGTATGCGCACAATTAACCTTATCGCTAGCAACtgcattcatatatatataaatacattgttaTTTCAGAGAACTGTACGTAGAAGTATTGATGATTCCACTCACTTCATTGATTTGCATTAATTGTGGgaattttaaagtttaattcTGTGAAGTACCGTTTTAACTCCTACACTAAACTTTAAACAACTCATGTCCCAAATGCACCCCCCttgataattatttatatttacaacCATTTAACattgattcccaggtggaggTTCCTGAGATGAGGGAAGAACAGTTAGATTTCTTTTCAGCAGGGAAAGGGATGGTAGTTTGGAAACAGTCTAGCACTCTTCTTACAACTACAGATTTTGGTTTGGTTTAATTGATGTCACAGTCTTGTACTGATCAGATCAGATGCAAATCATATTCCCCAGTGTCATTACAGGCAAGTTTAGCAATCCTCTGCACAACTAGAGGCCATGTTACTGTGTGTAGTGTGGTTCCATTTTATATGCATCATAACTTTGTAGCTTGCATCTCTGTAGTTTGTGTTTATGAACTCAACTAAAAAATGTACATCTAACTGAGGTGAGGGGCAGGCCTGAACAAAACAGTAATTTTTCACCAATACAGTAATACAAGAATACATGAAATTCAGTTACAAGTCATTTGGAAACATTTCTGGTATATAATAACAGAACTACGCCACTGGCCTgataacaaacacacattcaataCACAGCTCCCTTAAGTTCGTCATACTTTGCTGCGGCAGCATCTTGCATCATCTGGCATT is a window from the Anguilla anguilla isolate fAngAng1 chromosome 3, fAngAng1.pri, whole genome shotgun sequence genome containing:
- the sp3a gene encoding transcription factor Sp3a isoform X1 translates to MTAPEQPVKQEEMAALDVDSSQSDYLQQVSGGVDQDAPSPLALLAATCSKIGSPLTEEDNGAAAGVTTDLTSIQLTGASDRWEVLTPTATIKEEPGIVHIPNAGIVTSNGQYILPVQNLQSQSIFVTSGTDASANTVPNIQYQVIPQIQTADGHLGFSTSTVDGTTLGQDATGQIQILQDAGHNLNATGTTSADILTNTHNLISQTGHVQQIQGVSIGSSTYNSQGQVVTNVPVGLPGNITFVPINSVDLDSLGLSGAQTIATGVTPDGQLIMAGQPLDGCESSDKTGEHISQALSADEPGVHQEMYVPTTASSQLTIDGTGVLTQATAAPPVGQTDSTGLHEGYTQQNQVQNVQVSSAQPIIQLQQVGQVGEVAGTSGLPQQQMQTAGQTIQNLQLLNPGTFLIQAQTVTPSGQIQWQTFQVQGVQNLQNLQLPSASSQQITLAPVQAVSLGQGGELGTSPVSISGQIPNLQTVTVNSVAGTGIQFQQAEDTGSPGDIQIKEEPDSEEWQLGSDSTLNPSDLSHLRVRMVDEEMEPHGQEGKRLRRVACTCPNCKEAGGRGSNMGKKKQHICHMPGCGKVYGKTSHLRAHLRWHSGERPFVCTWMFCGKRFTRSDELQRHRRTHTGEKKFVCPECSKRFMRSDHLAKHIKTHQNKKGVNSSGAAMATVEPVASSDSIITAGGTTLILTNIQQGSMPGLGTVNASAQEILSNSEIPLQLVTVSASEVME
- the sp3a gene encoding transcription factor Sp3a isoform X4; the protein is MAALDVDSSQSDYLQQVSGGVDQTTDLTSIQLTGASDRWEVLTPTATIKEEPGIVHIPNAGIVTSNGQYILPVQNLQSQSIFVTSGTDASANTVPNIQYQVIPQIQTADGHLGFSTSTVDGTTLGQDATGQIQILQDAGHNLNATGTTSADILTNTHNLISQTGHVQQIQGVSIGSSTYNSQGQVVTNVPVGLPGNITFVPINSVDLDSLGLSGAQTIATGVTPDGQLIMAGQPLDGCESSDKTGEHISQALSADEPGVHQEMYVPTTASSQLTIDGTGVLTQATAAPPVGQTDSTGLHEGYTQQNQVQNVQVSSAQPIIQLQQVGQVGEVAGTSGLPQQQMQTAGQTIQNLQLLNPGTFLIQAQTVTPSGQIQWQTFQVQGVQNLQNLQLPSASSQQITLAPVQAVSLGQGGELGTSPVSISGQIPNLQTVTVNSVAGTGIQFQQAEDTGSPGDIQIKEEPDSEEWQLGSDSTLNPSDLSHLRVRMVDEEMEPHGQEGKRLRRVACTCPNCKEAGGRGSNMGKKKQHICHMPGCGKVYGKTSHLRAHLRWHSGERPFVCTWMFCGKRFTRSDELQRHRRTHTGEKKFVCPECSKRFMRSDHLAKHIKTHQNKKGVNSSGAAMATVEPVASSDSIITAGGTTLILTNIQQGSMPGLGTVNASAQEILSNSEIPLQLVTVSASEVME
- the sp3a gene encoding transcription factor Sp3a isoform X2 encodes the protein MAALDVDSSQSDYLQQVSGGVDQDAPSPLALLAATCSKIGSPLTEEDNGAAAGVTTDLTSIQLTGASDRWEVLTPTATIKEEPGIVHIPNAGIVTSNGQYILPVQNLQSQSIFVTSGTDASANTVPNIQYQVIPQIQTADGHLGFSTSTVDGTTLGQDATGQIQILQDAGHNLNATGTTSADILTNTHNLISQTGHVQQIQGVSIGSSTYNSQGQVVTNVPVGLPGNITFVPINSVDLDSLGLSGAQTIATGVTPDGQLIMAGQPLDGCESSDKTGEHISQALSADEPGVHQEMYVPTTASSQLTIDGTGVLTQATAAPPVGQTDSTGLHEGYTQQNQVQNVQVSSAQPIIQLQQVGQVGEVAGTSGLPQQQMQTAGQTIQNLQLLNPGTFLIQAQTVTPSGQIQWQTFQVQGVQNLQNLQLPSASSQQITLAPVQAVSLGQGGELGTSPVSISGQIPNLQTVTVNSVAGTGIQFQQAEDTGSPGDIQIKEEPDSEEWQLGSDSTLNPSDLSHLRVRMVDEEMEPHGQEGKRLRRVACTCPNCKEAGGRGSNMGKKKQHICHMPGCGKVYGKTSHLRAHLRWHSGERPFVCTWMFCGKRFTRSDELQRHRRTHTGEKKFVCPECSKRFMRSDHLAKHIKTHQNKKGVNSSGAAMATVEPVASSDSIITAGGTTLILTNIQQGSMPGLGTVNASAQEILSNSEIPLQLVTVSASEVME